The proteins below are encoded in one region of Sulfolobus sp. A20:
- the cbsA gene encoding cytochrome b558/566 subunit A encodes MSVKIKSKITIGVLLMIFLLSVIFTIENVSLAQTSPQIPVYKVVGSADLSNPGSASYWAQIPWINISLTANIPMAPTSGLTHYLLVKAAWNGSWIFILEQWQAPEPAFNVWSTAAAGIYPNASGPGLFRIIELTPGTTYTLEKNYTNYVSIINGKEEMGRIVFNYSGIVLPAPNNTQITVLSNGTILLWHSLRPMEDLLYSDGMFYGYYTNSTWYYPDRAAIMWYLGSGTPTKDGMNIGGKYPGQNFDGVTFKDAGGSLAQAGGSANIWMWVSGATWNNSTYDPAFKANIWQNESLTGLPYVDPNDHGFAVPLYSNNTNMYEVDTAGIWYTPIKSEGLNGSLFFIWTGAKYENGSWIVEFARPLTVPSDYEPFMPNISIGNTYYVAFAVWQGKLGETLFDKSITSSFLTLELVTTPPTTTTTTTTSVSVTSAVPPATLYVTIVGVVIALVALVILYVVFRR; translated from the coding sequence ATGAGTGTTAAAATTAAATCGAAGATAACGATAGGAGTATTACTGATGATTTTCCTCCTTTCAGTAATCTTCACAATAGAAAACGTTTCATTAGCTCAGACTTCTCCTCAAATACCAGTATATAAGGTAGTAGGTTCCGCTGATCTCTCTAACCCGGGCAGTGCTAGCTATTGGGCACAAATACCTTGGATCAATATATCTTTAACAGCTAATATACCAATGGCTCCTACTTCAGGATTAACACACTATCTTTTAGTTAAGGCTGCTTGGAATGGGTCATGGATATTTATACTCGAACAATGGCAAGCACCAGAGCCAGCATTTAACGTTTGGTCAACGGCTGCTGCTGGTATATATCCTAATGCTTCTGGTCCAGGGTTATTTAGAATAATTGAGCTCACCCCCGGAACTACGTACACTTTAGAGAAGAACTATACCAATTACGTTTCAATAATAAATGGGAAAGAAGAAATGGGCAGGATAGTTTTCAATTACTCTGGAATAGTTTTACCAGCTCCAAACAATACTCAAATAACCGTACTATCTAATGGAACGATATTACTATGGCACTCATTGAGACCGATGGAGGACTTATTATATAGTGATGGCATGTTTTATGGTTACTACACCAACTCAACGTGGTATTATCCAGATAGGGCTGCAATAATGTGGTATTTAGGAAGTGGTACACCAACTAAAGATGGCATGAACATAGGTGGAAAATACCCCGGGCAAAATTTTGATGGAGTAACGTTTAAGGATGCTGGAGGATCTTTAGCCCAAGCTGGGGGATCAGCGAATATATGGATGTGGGTATCCGGTGCTACTTGGAATAATTCTACTTATGACCCCGCATTTAAAGCAAACATTTGGCAAAACGAGTCATTAACTGGTTTACCCTATGTTGATCCTAATGATCACGGTTTCGCTGTTCCATTATATTCAAATAATACTAACATGTATGAGGTGGACACAGCCGGAATATGGTATACTCCAATAAAATCTGAGGGATTGAATGGGTCATTATTCTTTATATGGACTGGGGCAAAGTATGAAAACGGGTCATGGATAGTTGAGTTCGCCAGACCTCTTACAGTTCCTTCTGATTATGAACCATTTATGCCAAATATATCTATAGGAAATACATACTACGTTGCATTTGCTGTATGGCAAGGCAAGTTAGGTGAGACATTATTCGATAAATCAATCACCTCTAGTTTCTTGACGTTAGAATTAGTTACGACTCCGCCTACTACCACGACGACAACAACTACTTCAGTTTCAGTAACTTCTGC
- a CDS encoding alcohol dehydrogenase catalytic domain-containing protein, with translation MKALVFDKNGIENLRYTEYKDPEVKSHDVLIKVEMAGVNPVDYYTVNSLKVNPLPHIPGVEFSGEVAKVGDHVKSVKVGDKVTIYGRIFDGTCDMCMAGYETVCRNGGRIGVDANGGFAEYVAVEEKYVFKLPDEYSWEMGSSLTVASLTAYHALKEANLRPSETVIVFGASGNTGMFIVQLAKKFGAKVIAVSRKSWLKDFGADLVVSYDEVEEKVKDFTKGKMGDVVINSLGSQFWDKSFSVVGLKGRIVTFGTLLGAEVKVNLSQLYSKHISILGVNRGNRKDFVELLDLCRDCKVKTWKIYNLENGVEALKGLFDEKRDGRIFISMH, from the coding sequence ATGAAGGCTTTAGTATTTGATAAGAACGGTATTGAGAACTTAAGGTATACTGAATATAAAGATCCAGAAGTGAAAAGCCATGATGTTTTAATAAAAGTCGAAATGGCTGGAGTTAATCCAGTTGATTATTACACTGTGAATAGCCTTAAGGTAAATCCCTTACCTCATATTCCCGGAGTAGAGTTCAGTGGGGAAGTTGCAAAAGTAGGAGATCACGTAAAGAGTGTGAAAGTAGGGGATAAGGTAACAATCTATGGAAGAATATTTGATGGAACTTGTGATATGTGCATGGCTGGATATGAGACTGTGTGCAGGAATGGTGGAAGGATAGGAGTTGACGCTAACGGCGGTTTCGCAGAATATGTAGCAGTAGAGGAAAAGTATGTGTTTAAGTTACCAGATGAGTATTCGTGGGAAATGGGATCTAGTTTGACAGTAGCTTCTTTGACAGCATATCACGCTTTAAAAGAGGCTAACCTAAGACCGTCCGAAACAGTAATTGTATTTGGAGCTTCTGGGAACACTGGAATGTTCATAGTGCAATTAGCGAAGAAATTTGGGGCTAAGGTAATAGCCGTGAGCAGAAAATCATGGCTTAAGGATTTTGGGGCAGATCTAGTAGTTAGTTATGACGAGGTGGAAGAGAAGGTTAAGGATTTCACAAAGGGCAAGATGGGTGATGTGGTGATTAATTCATTAGGCTCTCAATTTTGGGATAAGAGTTTCTCAGTTGTTGGCTTAAAGGGAAGGATAGTTACTTTTGGTACCTTACTGGGTGCTGAAGTTAAGGTAAACTTAAGCCAACTATACTCTAAACACATAAGTATACTAGGAGTTAATAGGGGTAATAGAAAGGACTTCGTAGAGTTATTAGATTTATGCAGGGATTGTAAAGTAAAGACTTGGAAAATTTATAACTTAGAGAACGGTGTTGAAGCCTTAAAGGGATTGTTTGATGAAAAGAGGGATGGTAGAATATTTATTTCAATGCATTAA
- a CDS encoding alpha-ketoacid dehydrogenase subunit beta — translation MRIRGIAQAISEGIRQEMERNDKIVVLGEDVTYWGAVFGFTMGLFDKFGRKRIIDTPITEQTFMGMGVGAASVGLHPVISLMFVDFLGAGFDQMFNHMAKNYYMSGGQFPMPITVITAIGGGYGDSSQHSQVLYSIFAHLPGFKVVIPSTPYDAKGLTIKALRDQNPVFIFGHKLLTGLPFLPFEGIEEEVPDEPYEIDFGKAKVRKEGSDITIIGTALMVHRSLKAAEMLEKDGISAEVIDLRTLVPLDEETIIKSAKKTGRVLIVDEDYMSYGMTGEIAFRIQSKTLRELKVPISRLAVPDVPIPFSEPLENAVIPSVKSIYDEAKKLLMH, via the coding sequence ATGAGGATAAGAGGAATTGCTCAAGCTATAAGCGAGGGAATAAGACAAGAGATGGAGAGGAATGATAAAATAGTAGTTCTAGGCGAGGACGTAACGTACTGGGGGGCAGTGTTCGGTTTTACGATGGGATTATTTGATAAATTTGGTAGGAAAAGAATTATTGACACGCCTATTACTGAACAAACATTCATGGGTATGGGTGTAGGTGCAGCCTCAGTAGGCTTACACCCCGTAATATCCCTAATGTTTGTTGATTTCTTAGGTGCTGGTTTTGATCAGATGTTCAATCACATGGCTAAGAATTACTACATGAGTGGTGGACAATTTCCTATGCCAATTACCGTAATAACTGCAATTGGAGGAGGCTACGGAGATTCCTCACAGCACTCACAAGTACTTTATAGCATATTTGCACACTTGCCAGGTTTTAAAGTAGTAATTCCATCAACACCTTATGATGCTAAAGGATTGACGATCAAGGCTTTAAGAGATCAAAATCCAGTATTTATATTCGGTCATAAATTGCTAACTGGCTTGCCTTTCTTACCTTTTGAAGGCATTGAAGAGGAAGTTCCAGATGAGCCTTATGAAATAGATTTCGGTAAGGCTAAAGTCAGAAAGGAGGGAAGTGACATAACGATAATAGGAACAGCACTAATGGTTCATAGGAGCTTGAAGGCTGCTGAAATGTTGGAGAAAGATGGAATTTCGGCTGAGGTGATAGACTTAAGGACTCTAGTTCCATTAGATGAAGAAACTATTATCAAATCAGCTAAGAAGACTGGGAGAGTCTTGATAGTTGATGAGGATTATATGAGTTACGGTATGACCGGAGAGATAGCTTTCAGAATTCAAAGTAAGACGCTAAGGGAGTTGAAAGTACCGATTTCGAGGTTAGCAGTGCCAGATGTTCCAATACCTTTCTCAGAACCGTTAGAAAATGCGGTAATACCAAGTGTTAAAAGCATATACGATGAGGCTAAAAAATTATTAATGCATTGA
- a CDS encoding thiamine pyrophosphate-dependent dehydrogenase E1 component subunit alpha: MIIKPEPTIKDLNFIIDSSGLKPNDLLNMYKKMVTIRYFEEGIRKVYHEGKNPFNMASGIIRGEMHLSIGQEAVAVGSLYNVRLDDVVVSTHRPHHHAIAKGVDLKKLASEIFGKSNGLCKGKGGHMHLFDKEKNFACSGIVGASFPQAAGAAFAFKYLGKDNVAFAFAGEGASNHGTFSETLNIASAWELPLIIVIEDNKYADSTPKSFVMSTTFHYQKGLAYNVPSYLVDGMDVIDVYITTKKAVERGRKGFGPTLIEAITYRYVGHFEGDGEEYRTKDEVEFWSQVDPIRRLENRLLRLNFADSEILAKLREEARREVQEAIDFAMKSPYPSPEEALRGVFA; encoded by the coding sequence ATGATCATAAAACCTGAACCAACGATAAAAGATTTAAATTTTATAATAGATAGCTCAGGTTTAAAGCCAAATGATTTACTAAACATGTACAAGAAAATGGTCACAATAAGGTATTTTGAAGAGGGGATTAGGAAAGTATACCATGAGGGGAAAAACCCATTTAACATGGCATCAGGAATTATAAGAGGTGAGATGCACCTATCAATCGGACAAGAGGCAGTAGCTGTAGGCTCTTTATATAACGTTAGATTAGACGATGTAGTGGTAAGTACGCATAGACCTCATCATCACGCTATAGCTAAAGGTGTAGATCTAAAGAAATTAGCCTCAGAAATCTTTGGAAAGTCAAATGGATTATGTAAGGGAAAAGGAGGACATATGCATCTATTTGACAAAGAGAAAAACTTCGCTTGTAGTGGGATTGTAGGTGCTTCATTTCCTCAAGCTGCTGGAGCTGCTTTTGCCTTCAAATATTTAGGTAAGGATAATGTAGCTTTTGCATTTGCCGGAGAAGGAGCTTCCAACCATGGAACCTTTTCAGAAACCTTAAATATAGCCAGTGCTTGGGAATTGCCTTTAATAATTGTTATAGAGGATAATAAATACGCTGATTCAACCCCTAAATCATTTGTAATGTCAACCACTTTCCACTATCAAAAGGGATTAGCATATAACGTTCCATCTTACCTCGTTGATGGTATGGATGTGATAGACGTTTACATTACAACAAAGAAAGCTGTTGAGAGGGGAAGGAAAGGATTTGGACCAACACTGATTGAAGCTATAACGTATAGATACGTCGGACACTTTGAGGGAGATGGAGAGGAATACAGAACTAAGGATGAAGTTGAGTTTTGGTCCCAAGTAGATCCTATAAGGAGGTTAGAGAACAGATTATTAAGGCTTAACTTCGCTGATTCAGAAATTTTAGCTAAATTAAGGGAAGAGGCTAGAAGGGAGGTACAAGAAGCTATAGATTTCGCGATGAAAAGTCCGTATCCTAGCCCAGAAGAAGCTTTAAGAGGTGTTTTCGCATGA
- a CDS encoding GntR family transcriptional regulator, giving the protein MKYITIKVDFSSNVPIYKQIANSIIELIAKGELKPGDKLPSIRELATMLGINMLTVDKAYKYLVDEGFLTVYKKRFIVRTDIKDEYWKNMLKVVIYRAIASKVSKEEILKEIEDIVSSLR; this is encoded by the coding sequence ATGAAATATATAACAATTAAGGTTGACTTTTCCTCTAATGTGCCCATTTATAAGCAAATAGCTAACTCTATAATTGAACTAATAGCTAAAGGTGAGTTGAAACCCGGAGATAAATTACCTTCTATCAGAGAATTAGCTACAATGTTAGGTATTAACATGCTTACCGTAGATAAGGCTTACAAATACCTAGTTGATGAGGGGTTTTTAACAGTATACAAGAAGAGGTTCATCGTTAGGACTGACATCAAAGACGAGTACTGGAAGAATATGTTGAAGGTTGTAATTTATAGGGCAATAGCCTCGAAGGTCAGTAAGGAGGAAATATTAAAGGAAATCGAGGACATAGTCTCGTCTTTAAGGTGA